The proteins below are encoded in one region of Pseudoduganella armeniaca:
- a CDS encoding JmjC domain-containing protein, producing MLIDFRCHYDEFKRSYFEKQPLLLEGAFTPPSQPVRIIEDALDVVDPEETYLKVLKNAERIDQRQLIEEYVDIGIRRRRIRKEALYRCLADDASLVLNRIDLYSQAVSDICLQVSRFARAQASANAYVSFGREPATDIHWDRHDIFAVQMFGEKRWLVYEPTFELPLNSQVSAEKKAQAPQTPVLDIVLKAGDVLYLPRGWWHKVAPVDDRPTFHLAVGAHTPLLLDYLVWACGNKLPDHLAFRKSVNGIDAGDGQLEQAIAALADILANPATLQDFRRRAQSRERVNSHVALADLFLSQPAEDSRRRRVQVNSRYAFDGAGVVVNGQRHVLTTAERMAVDFIAARSAALAGEVAEAIAQQGVADADGVLAGLLRRDIISHLVDL from the coding sequence ATGCTGATCGACTTCCGCTGTCATTACGACGAATTCAAGCGCAGCTATTTCGAGAAGCAGCCGCTGCTGCTGGAAGGGGCGTTCACCCCGCCCAGCCAGCCGGTCAGGATCATCGAGGATGCCCTCGACGTGGTCGATCCCGAGGAAACCTATCTGAAGGTGCTGAAAAACGCCGAGCGCATCGACCAGCGCCAGCTGATCGAGGAATACGTCGACATCGGCATCCGCCGCCGCCGCATTCGCAAGGAGGCGTTGTACCGCTGCCTGGCCGACGATGCGTCGCTGGTGCTGAACCGCATCGACCTGTATTCGCAGGCGGTGTCCGATATCTGCCTGCAGGTGTCGCGCTTTGCACGGGCCCAGGCATCGGCGAACGCCTATGTGTCGTTTGGCCGGGAGCCCGCCACCGATATTCACTGGGACCGGCACGATATCTTCGCCGTCCAGATGTTCGGCGAAAAACGCTGGCTGGTGTACGAACCCACGTTCGAGCTGCCGCTCAATTCCCAGGTCAGCGCGGAGAAAAAGGCCCAGGCGCCGCAAACGCCGGTGCTCGACATCGTCCTCAAGGCCGGCGACGTGCTGTACCTGCCGCGCGGCTGGTGGCACAAGGTCGCGCCCGTGGACGACCGCCCGACCTTCCACCTGGCCGTGGGCGCGCATACGCCGCTGCTGCTGGATTACCTGGTCTGGGCCTGCGGCAACAAGCTGCCCGATCACCTGGCCTTCCGCAAGTCGGTCAACGGCATCGACGCTGGCGACGGGCAACTGGAGCAGGCCATCGCGGCGCTCGCGGACATCCTCGCCAATCCCGCGACCTTGCAGGACTTCCGCCGGCGCGCGCAGTCGCGCGAACGCGTCAACAGTCACGTCGCCCTGGCCGATCTGTTCCTGTCGCAGCCGGCCGAGGACAGCCGACGCCGTCGCGTGCAGGTCAATTCGCGTTACGCCTTCGATGGCGCTGGCGTGGTCGTCAACGGCCAGCGCCACGTGCTGACGACGGCCGAACGCATGGCCGTCGACTTCATCGCGGCCCGTTCCGCGGCACTGGCGGGGGAGGTGGCCGAGGCGATCGCGCAACAGGGTGTTGCCGATGCCGATGGCGTGCTGGCCGGCCTGCTCAGGCGCGACATCATTTCGCACCTGGTGGATCTGTAG
- a CDS encoding HlyD family secretion protein yields the protein MSGTEIFRPEAVSFRQKRLYGNITVVAEPATNYVVIALCAAAALAIGAAMFGEYARTEAAAGVITTTKPLAKILAPKPGIVSDVVVKEGQHVKAGDKLLVVSVDTPLGNDESYSQENLRSLERQAAITADQLGVIRANMAVERNRIEGELAYSTDELAQIVSQIEMQRQLAKSLETTLSKWESLVKQGYFSQYTLDEKRQEFLEHQQNLSKLMQQQSSVKARMANLKTQLVALGSAERKQVNENRIQTESIRQNSSAAKAAGHYVVTAPISGTVSSLMAIPGKSLRSQGLVLNIIPDNTTFEAELFAPSRAIGFIEPGQSVRLLYDAFPYQKFGSYAGTVVAVSKSALSPSDIDVPLNLQEGVYRVRVKLRQDHVAAYGKTFPLQAGMALKGNIVLERRSFLDWLLEPIRTVRDRV from the coding sequence ATGTCGGGCACGGAGATTTTTCGGCCGGAAGCGGTATCGTTCAGGCAGAAGCGGCTCTACGGCAATATCACGGTCGTCGCGGAGCCGGCCACGAACTATGTCGTGATCGCGCTGTGCGCGGCCGCTGCCCTGGCGATCGGCGCCGCCATGTTTGGCGAGTATGCCCGCACGGAAGCGGCGGCCGGCGTCATTACCACGACCAAGCCGCTGGCCAAGATCCTGGCGCCCAAGCCGGGCATCGTGTCGGACGTCGTGGTCAAGGAAGGGCAGCACGTCAAGGCGGGCGACAAGCTGCTCGTGGTCTCGGTCGACACGCCGCTCGGCAACGACGAAAGCTACAGCCAGGAAAACCTGCGTTCGCTGGAGCGCCAGGCCGCGATCACGGCCGACCAGTTGGGCGTGATTCGCGCCAACATGGCGGTCGAACGCAATCGGATCGAGGGAGAGCTGGCGTATTCCACCGACGAGCTGGCGCAGATCGTGTCCCAGATCGAGATGCAGCGCCAGCTGGCGAAATCGCTGGAGACGACCTTGTCGAAATGGGAGTCGCTCGTCAAGCAGGGCTATTTCAGTCAGTACACGCTCGATGAGAAACGCCAGGAATTCCTCGAGCACCAGCAGAACCTGTCCAAGCTGATGCAGCAGCAGTCGTCGGTCAAGGCGCGCATGGCCAACCTGAAGACGCAGCTGGTGGCGCTGGGCAGCGCCGAGCGCAAGCAGGTCAACGAAAACCGCATCCAGACCGAGTCGATCCGCCAGAACTCTTCCGCCGCCAAGGCCGCCGGCCATTACGTCGTGACGGCGCCGATCAGCGGGACGGTGTCGTCGCTGATGGCCATTCCGGGCAAATCGCTGCGCTCGCAAGGCCTGGTGCTGAACATCATTCCGGACAATACGACCTTCGAGGCGGAATTGTTCGCGCCGTCGCGTGCCATCGGCTTCATCGAGCCGGGCCAGAGCGTGCGCCTGCTGTATGACGCGTTCCCGTACCAGAAGTTCGGCTCGTACGCGGGAACGGTCGTGGCGGTGTCGAAAAGCGCGCTCTCTCCCAGCGACATCGACGTGCCCCTGAACCTGCAGGAGGGTGTGTACCGCGTCCGCGTCAAGCTGCGGCAGGACCACGTGGCCGCCTATGGCAAGACATTTCCGCTGCAGGCCGGGATGGCGTTGAAAGGCAACATCGTCCTGGAGCGGCGTTCGTTCCTCGACTGGCTCCTGGAACCGATCAGAACCGTTCGAGATAGGGTTTAG
- a CDS encoding peptidase domain-containing ABC transporter: protein MFGTRTEVVRQSVAGECGLACLAMVAGHFGLKVDLHTLRRRFPLSARGLSLKALIGIADQLKFHCRPLRAELPALDKLQLPAILHWDLSHYVVLEKVESGLKGTVFTVADPARGRVRLTAEEVSRHFTGVVVELAPAAQFARGNFVRHLKIQQLWTRITGASAALTRILSLSLVMQIATLALPFCMQIAIDSAYPNQDTALLTVLALGFSGVVLLNVASSWLRSRLVLSLSNTVSLHSAVNLFRHTIFLPVAWFERRHLGDVVSRFSSLQPISDLLSRGLVGAVVDGVLALTTLCLMMVYSPLLTFLAFVVVLIYVIVKLVYFHSMKSMNINLLTAQAQETSSFIENIRGIETIKAFCQEKNRQRIWQNRKSEYITASTRFGYLSSGFDAANYLLTGLESIAFTYIAIRMAIGGSITVGMIFAFQAFKQNFLGAVLRLVDQVINFVLLRVHLDRLGEIVFETPENESEATEEDKALQALQIELRNVSFSYGAGLPAVFRNVNLTIRAGEVVAIVGPSGAGKTTLLKILSGLLQPTGGEMLVNGVPLAQFGVRRYRNLIGVMNQEDTLFSGSLAENISFFDPDYEMQHVITCAQLAAIHHDILAMNLKYDTPVGDMGSSLSGGQKQRLLLARALYKRPKALLLDEGTAHLDLQTEARVNQALRGLGMTRVIVAHRPDTIALAERTITVANGAVGVDPRAGLELLRGMVVEPAPVTPA from the coding sequence ATGTTTGGTACGCGAACGGAAGTCGTACGCCAATCGGTCGCTGGCGAATGCGGCCTGGCCTGCCTGGCGATGGTTGCCGGCCATTTCGGCCTGAAGGTGGACCTGCACACGCTGCGCCGGCGCTTTCCGCTGTCGGCCCGGGGCTTGTCGCTGAAAGCATTGATCGGCATTGCCGACCAGTTGAAGTTCCACTGCCGGCCGCTGCGCGCGGAACTGCCGGCACTCGACAAGCTGCAATTGCCGGCGATCCTGCACTGGGACCTGAGCCATTACGTGGTGCTGGAGAAAGTGGAGTCGGGCCTGAAGGGCACCGTCTTCACGGTGGCCGATCCGGCCCGCGGCCGGGTGCGGCTGACGGCGGAGGAGGTGTCGCGCCACTTTACCGGCGTGGTTGTCGAGCTCGCGCCGGCGGCGCAGTTCGCTCGTGGCAATTTCGTCCGTCACCTGAAGATCCAGCAACTGTGGACCCGTATCACCGGCGCCTCGGCGGCGCTGACGCGCATCCTGTCGCTGTCGCTGGTCATGCAGATCGCCACGCTGGCGCTGCCTTTCTGCATGCAGATCGCCATCGACAGCGCCTATCCGAACCAGGACACGGCGCTGCTGACGGTGTTGGCTTTGGGTTTCTCCGGCGTGGTGCTGCTGAACGTGGCCTCGTCGTGGCTGCGCAGCCGGCTGGTGCTCTCACTGAGCAACACCGTCTCGCTGCATAGCGCGGTCAACCTGTTCCGGCACACCATCTTCCTGCCGGTCGCCTGGTTCGAGCGCCGGCACCTGGGCGACGTGGTGTCGCGCTTCAGCTCCCTGCAGCCCATCTCCGACCTGCTCAGCCGGGGCCTGGTGGGCGCGGTCGTCGACGGCGTGCTGGCGCTGACGACGCTGTGCCTGATGATGGTCTATTCCCCGCTGCTGACGTTCCTGGCCTTCGTGGTGGTGCTGATCTACGTGATCGTCAAGCTGGTGTATTTCCACTCGATGAAGTCGATGAACATCAACCTGCTGACGGCGCAGGCGCAGGAAACCAGTTCCTTCATCGAGAACATCCGCGGCATCGAGACGATCAAGGCCTTCTGCCAGGAGAAGAACCGGCAGCGCATCTGGCAGAACCGCAAATCGGAATACATCACGGCGTCGACCCGGTTCGGTTACCTGTCCTCCGGCTTCGACGCGGCGAACTACCTGCTGACGGGCCTGGAGAGCATCGCCTTCACCTATATCGCCATCCGGATGGCGATCGGCGGCTCGATCACGGTGGGGATGATCTTCGCGTTCCAGGCCTTCAAGCAGAATTTCCTCGGCGCCGTGCTGCGCCTGGTGGACCAGGTGATCAACTTCGTGCTGCTGCGGGTACACCTGGACCGGCTGGGCGAAATCGTCTTCGAGACCCCCGAGAACGAATCCGAGGCAACGGAAGAGGACAAGGCGTTGCAAGCTCTGCAGATCGAACTGCGCAATGTCTCGTTCTCGTATGGCGCCGGCCTGCCGGCCGTTTTCCGCAACGTCAACCTGACGATTCGTGCCGGCGAAGTGGTGGCGATCGTCGGGCCTTCCGGCGCGGGCAAGACCACGCTGCTGAAGATCCTCTCCGGCCTGTTGCAACCGACCGGTGGCGAGATGCTGGTCAACGGCGTGCCGCTGGCGCAGTTCGGCGTGCGCCGCTACCGCAACCTGATCGGCGTGATGAACCAGGAAGACACGCTGTTCAGCGGCTCGCTGGCCGAAAACATCAGCTTCTTCGACCCCGATTACGAGATGCAGCACGTGATCACGTGCGCCCAGCTGGCCGCGATCCATCACGACATCCTGGCGATGAACCTGAAATACGATACGCCGGTGGGCGACATGGGCAGCAGCCTGTCGGGCGGCCAGAAGCAGCGGCTGCTGCTGGCGCGCGCGTTGTACAAACGGCCGAAGGCGCTGTTGCTGGACGAAGGCACGGCGCACCTGGACCTGCAGACCGAGGCGCGCGTCAACCAGGCGCTGCGCGGCCTGGGCATGACGCGGGTGATCGTGGCGCACCGGCCGGACACGATCGCGCTGGCCGAGCGCACCATCACGGTGGCCAATGGCGCCGTGGGCGTCGATCCTCGCGCGGGGCTGGAGCTGTTGCGGGGGATGGTGGTGGAGCCGGCACCGGTCACGCCGGCCTGA
- a CDS encoding serine hydrolase domain-containing protein yields MKKLLSLWALLLVALPLHATPGLSHQIAALLHEQHLDGVAWTTLDEAGAAGFSNARTRAPMRLDQRVHVGSVAKTLVAAGILRLVSERRLALDTPVARILPGIRFDNPWEASDPVRLRHLLDHTAGLDDARFWHVFSAKARADGPLALAFPAGSQLLRVRCRPGTRTSYSNLGYTLLGMAIEATTGQRYERYLDTQLLAPLGMRDSTFEFVAQHADSRLAMGHFEHGVPQPAVPSYLRPAGQFTTTAADMGRFARFLMGDGQVDGRDFIDPALLRQMGEPAGTEAANAGLAVGYALGLRKLDRHGRVAKCHGGNGVGFRAMLCLFPAARKAFFYAVNTDSETADYQRIDALFVRALALPPAPPAQPVAVALDIAPWLGVYVPSPNRFDTMLLADTLFSFVRLTSDGGGIQLRPFQGKTVALTQVGSGLLQAPDKTLPSHALVASAAGTRLLTNGTQTYQQVPLARMVGLWTSAGAGVLGLVVVLVRGSARLAAWRLSRRDPLLAPYAGALALLLPLPLFYRQPLLQLGDMTAASVLLATVTALLPVALCSGLAVSLRRKQLGADTIAMLAVLQAALLLATWGLLPLRLWV; encoded by the coding sequence TTGAAAAAACTGCTGAGCCTGTGGGCGCTGCTCCTGGTGGCGTTGCCACTCCATGCGACACCGGGCCTGTCGCACCAGATCGCCGCCCTGCTGCACGAGCAGCACCTCGATGGCGTCGCATGGACGACGCTGGACGAAGCCGGTGCCGCCGGCTTCAGCAATGCGCGCACGCGCGCGCCGATGCGGCTCGACCAGCGGGTGCACGTCGGCTCGGTCGCCAAGACACTGGTGGCTGCGGGCATCCTGCGCCTGGTCAGCGAACGGCGGCTGGCGCTCGATACCCCTGTCGCACGCATCCTGCCCGGCATCCGGTTCGACAACCCGTGGGAAGCAAGCGATCCGGTACGCCTGCGCCACCTGCTCGACCACACTGCCGGGCTGGACGATGCACGCTTCTGGCATGTCTTCAGTGCCAAGGCGCGCGCCGACGGCCCGCTGGCGCTGGCTTTCCCGGCCGGCAGCCAACTGTTGCGAGTGCGCTGCCGGCCCGGCACCCGCACGTCCTACTCCAACCTGGGCTATACGCTGCTGGGCATGGCAATCGAGGCGACCACGGGCCAACGCTACGAGCGCTACCTGGACACCCAACTGCTCGCGCCACTGGGCATGCGCGACAGCACCTTTGAGTTCGTCGCCCAGCACGCTGACTCCCGGCTGGCCATGGGCCACTTCGAACACGGTGTGCCACAGCCAGCGGTACCGTCGTACCTGCGCCCGGCCGGACAATTCACGACCACGGCCGCCGACATGGGCCGCTTCGCGCGCTTCCTGATGGGCGACGGCCAGGTCGATGGACGCGACTTCATCGATCCCGCGCTGTTGCGCCAGATGGGCGAGCCGGCCGGTACCGAAGCGGCGAACGCGGGGCTGGCGGTCGGCTATGCGCTCGGCCTGCGCAAGCTCGACCGTCACGGCAGGGTCGCCAAGTGCCACGGCGGCAACGGCGTCGGCTTCCGGGCGATGCTGTGCCTGTTTCCCGCGGCGCGCAAGGCGTTCTTCTACGCGGTCAATACGGACAGCGAAACGGCCGACTACCAGCGCATCGACGCCTTGTTCGTCCGGGCGCTGGCCCTGCCCCCGGCGCCGCCGGCACAGCCGGTAGCGGTCGCGCTGGACATCGCCCCCTGGCTTGGCGTGTACGTGCCATCGCCCAATCGCTTCGACACCATGCTGCTGGCGGACACCCTGTTCAGCTTTGTGCGGCTGACCAGCGACGGCGGGGGCATCCAGCTACGCCCATTCCAGGGCAAGACGGTCGCGCTCACGCAGGTGGGGAGCGGGCTGCTCCAGGCGCCGGACAAGACGCTGCCCTCGCACGCGCTCGTCGCCTCGGCTGCCGGCACCCGGCTGCTGACGAACGGTACGCAGACGTACCAACAGGTCCCGCTGGCACGCATGGTGGGGCTGTGGACCAGTGCCGGGGCCGGGGTACTGGGGCTGGTGGTGGTCCTGGTACGCGGCAGCGCGCGGCTGGCGGCATGGCGTCTGTCGCGTCGCGACCCCTTGCTGGCGCCATATGCCGGCGCACTGGCCCTGCTGCTGCCGCTGCCGCTGTTCTACCGGCAGCCCTTGCTGCAGCTGGGCGACATGACAGCGGCCAGCGTGCTGCTGGCCACCGTCACCGCGCTGTTGCCGGTCGCACTGTGCAGCGGCCTTGCCGTGAGCCTGCGGCGCAAACAGCTGGGCGCGGACACCATCGCGATGCTCGCCGTACTGCAGGCGGCCCTGCTGCTGGCGACGTGGGGGCTCTTGCCCCTGCGCCTGTGGGTGTAA
- a CDS encoding AAA family ATPase, with translation MFNFYKLQLALKNTWVRVALVVLTIAAVAFAVLGNETTQDGSPVVRSQNISEITALVGQRDKLDYLLIARPLSDAPRYIYKYKDSTQLHVVKVPSTSHLSLEREVLLRNGLPYAIAKEEYLASHKAVLQDDGGTMATVTGFARRHAFDIFLITLLLFVLKFGIPGMGMSASVITPDKLKGSMDDLIGMEDIKQEVLHLEDMIRNRSVYKQHNIDKPFNVMLTGPAGTGKTKLAGYLAKRLGYPLISASGSALESGYIGGGSKSLNALYRKAAARGNCIIFLDEAQALFMPRGRGEKKWEDDTANTLLGLLDGVKSDEGKGVIWVVASNFDDNNSQMDEAMLRRFSVKINFRLPNKTERQELLRSFLSRKEEGLVDWNDMDLNQVAEITNNLSPALLETVVERASMLSIQDKTVINTDLMFRAFERATIGLTDRATTAEKTRQRERIALHELGHFFMQIDPYLREGLSLAEVKEKSHLLKISTESVSKLNALGYVLSAGDDMSLRTLEEMERDVMQLYGGVAAEELFYGARGISVGSQNDIQKATSMLDMMVNRLSMYSRSKLDYSQFKNETSGEHTLVQVEAKADELYSLTLKSIGDYREVMESLKDVLMERYVLSKDAIFTLLEERLDPAPLRLAA, from the coding sequence ATGTTCAATTTTTACAAACTTCAGCTCGCTCTCAAGAACACCTGGGTGCGCGTCGCCCTCGTTGTGCTGACGATCGCGGCCGTCGCCTTTGCAGTCCTCGGCAACGAGACGACGCAGGACGGCAGCCCCGTCGTGCGCTCGCAGAACATTTCCGAGATCACGGCCCTGGTGGGCCAGCGCGACAAGCTGGACTACCTGCTGATCGCCCGTCCGCTGTCGGACGCGCCGCGTTACATCTACAAATACAAGGATTCCACGCAGCTGCACGTGGTGAAGGTGCCGAGCACCTCGCACCTGTCGCTGGAGCGCGAAGTGCTGCTGCGTAACGGCCTGCCGTATGCCATCGCCAAGGAAGAGTACCTGGCGTCGCACAAGGCCGTGCTGCAGGACGACGGCGGCACGATGGCCACCGTGACCGGCTTCGCCCGCCGCCATGCATTCGACATCTTCCTCATCACCTTGCTGCTGTTCGTGCTGAAGTTCGGCATCCCGGGTATGGGCATGTCCGCCTCCGTCATCACCCCGGACAAGCTGAAGGGCTCGATGGACGACCTGATCGGCATGGAAGACATCAAGCAGGAAGTGCTGCACCTGGAAGACATGATCCGCAACCGCAGCGTGTACAAGCAGCACAATATCGACAAGCCGTTCAACGTCATGCTGACGGGCCCTGCCGGTACCGGTAAAACCAAGCTGGCCGGCTACCTGGCCAAGCGCCTGGGCTATCCGCTGATCTCCGCATCGGGCTCGGCGCTGGAATCGGGCTATATCGGCGGCGGCTCCAAATCGCTGAACGCGCTGTACCGCAAGGCGGCCGCGCGCGGCAACTGCATCATCTTCCTGGACGAAGCGCAGGCGCTGTTCATGCCACGCGGTCGCGGTGAGAAGAAATGGGAAGACGACACCGCCAACACGCTGCTGGGCCTGCTGGACGGCGTCAAGAGCGACGAAGGCAAAGGCGTCATCTGGGTGGTCGCGTCGAACTTCGACGACAACAACTCGCAGATGGACGAAGCCATGCTGCGCCGCTTCTCCGTCAAGATCAATTTCCGCCTGCCGAACAAGACGGAGCGCCAGGAACTGCTGCGCTCGTTCCTGAGCCGCAAGGAAGAAGGCCTGGTCGACTGGAACGACATGGACCTGAACCAGGTTGCCGAGATCACCAACAACCTCAGCCCGGCGCTGCTGGAAACGGTGGTGGAGCGCGCCTCGATGCTGTCGATCCAGGACAAGACCGTCATCAACACCGACCTGATGTTCCGCGCCTTCGAGCGCGCCACCATCGGCTTGACGGACCGTGCCACCACGGCCGAGAAGACCCGCCAGCGCGAGCGCATCGCCCTGCACGAACTGGGTCACTTCTTCATGCAGATCGACCCGTACCTGCGCGAAGGTCTCTCGCTGGCGGAAGTGAAGGAAAAGTCGCACCTGCTGAAGATCAGCACGGAATCGGTGTCGAAGCTGAACGCGCTGGGCTACGTGCTGTCCGCCGGCGACGACATGTCGCTGCGCACCTTGGAAGAGATGGAACGCGACGTCATGCAGCTGTACGGCGGCGTGGCGGCGGAAGAGCTGTTCTACGGTGCCCGCGGCATCTCGGTGGGCAGCCAGAACGACATCCAGAAGGCAACCTCGATGCTGGACATGATGGTCAACCGCCTGTCGATGTACTCGCGCTCGAAGCTGGACTACAGCCAGTTCAAGAACGAAACCTCGGGCGAGCACACGCTGGTACAGGTGGAAGCCAAGGCCGACGAGCTGTACAGCCTGACCCTGAAGTCGATCGGCGACTACCGCGAGGTGATGGAATCGCTGAAGGACGTGCTGATGGAGCGTTACGTGCTGTCGAAAGACGCCATCTTCACGCTGCTGGAAGAGCGCCTCGATCCGGCACCGCTGCGCCTGGCGGCATAA
- a CDS encoding substrate-binding periplasmic protein — translation MWKSAVALAVLAVAGPVMAGGTVGPTAEVRPGPVQQAPAPTWPTLVITGENTPPSSMLVNGKATGYQTEKVIAVLQRAGVPYRIDILPWKRAYVMAQRDPLTCVYSTSRTPDREKFFKWVGPINSTEWLLLGRAGANYQLKTLEDARHLRIGAYNGDARGEYLRSRGFNVDSLQNDLANQQKLLLNRIDLWAVATRTDSNMLERLTMGGKLVPVLVFNKVQLYLACNATTPDALVDRLNATFETLRRDGTLSRIDRRYEELEAQK, via the coding sequence ATGTGGAAATCGGCAGTGGCCCTGGCAGTATTGGCAGTAGCGGGCCCCGTCATGGCTGGCGGCACCGTCGGCCCGACCGCCGAAGTGCGTCCCGGCCCCGTGCAACAGGCACCAGCGCCGACTTGGCCGACGCTCGTCATCACTGGCGAAAACACCCCACCTTCGAGCATGCTCGTGAACGGCAAGGCCACTGGCTATCAGACCGAGAAGGTCATTGCCGTGCTGCAGCGTGCCGGCGTGCCTTATCGCATCGACATCCTGCCGTGGAAACGCGCCTACGTGATGGCCCAGCGCGATCCGCTGACCTGCGTCTACTCGACTTCGCGTACGCCGGACCGGGAGAAATTTTTCAAGTGGGTCGGCCCCATCAACAGCACCGAGTGGCTGCTGCTGGGCCGCGCCGGCGCCAATTACCAGTTGAAAACGCTGGAAGACGCGCGTCACCTGCGGATCGGCGCCTACAACGGCGATGCGCGCGGCGAATACCTGCGCAGCCGCGGCTTCAATGTCGACTCGCTGCAAAACGACCTGGCCAACCAGCAGAAGCTGCTGCTGAACCGCATCGACCTGTGGGCGGTGGCCACCCGTACCGACAGCAATATGCTGGAGCGCCTGACGATGGGCGGCAAGCTCGTTCCCGTGCTCGTCTTCAACAAGGTCCAGCTCTACCTGGCCTGCAATGCCACGACGCCGGACGCCCTGGTCGACCGCCTGAATGCCACCTTTGAAACGCTGCGACGCGACGGCACGCTCAGCCGTATCGACCGCAGATACGAAGAGCTGGAAGCGCAAAAGTAA